One window of Dermochelys coriacea isolate rDerCor1 chromosome 22, rDerCor1.pri.v4, whole genome shotgun sequence genomic DNA carries:
- the CLDN25 gene encoding putative claudin-25: protein MAWSCNTKVRLGGIFLSFFGWVSSCVATFVPLWKNRNLDLNEMEIWTMGLWQVCVTQEEGIMECKSYESFLALPLDLRVSRILMFLSNGLGLLGFLISSCGLDCCKAWEAKTALKKQLALCGGVIFGISGIMTLIPVSWVAYNTVNEFWDETVPEIVPRWEFGEAMFLGWFAGFFLVVGGLLIICSACLKGIETPTMPLAAYREPTQLQAPLAMRHWRQHSHPKNADLVI, encoded by the coding sequence ATGGCTTGGAGCTGTAACACAAAGGTTCGCCTGGGAGGAATATTTCTCTCATTCTTTGGGTGGGTCTCATCCTGCGTTGCGACTTTTGTGCCACTCTGGAAGAATCGCAACCTGGACTTGAATGAAATGGAGATCTGGACCATGGGGCTTTGGCAAGTCTGCGTAACGCAAGAGGAAGGTATTATGGAGTGTAAAAGCTACGAGTctttcttggctctgccattggaCCTCAGGGTGTCAAGAATTTTGATGTTCCTCTCTAATGGATTGGGACTTCTTGGATTCTTGATCTCCAGTTGCGGGCTGGACTGTTGCAAGGCCTGGGAAGCAAAAACGGCTCTAAAGAAACAATTGGCGCTTTGCGGAGGAGTGATTTTTGGCATCTCAGGAATTATGACCCTCATTCCAGTTTCCTGGGTCGCCTATAACACCGTAAATGAATTCTGGGATGAAACAGTCCCAGAAATTGTACCTAGATGGGAATTCGGGGAAGCAATGTTCCTGGGCTGGTTTGCTGGATTTTTCCTTGTAGTAGGTGGGCTGCTCATCATCTGCTCAGCCTGTTTGAAAGGGATAGAAACGCCAACAATGCCTTTAGCAGCTTACCGTGAACCAACACAGTTGCAAGCTCCATTAGCAATGCGACACTGGCGCCAGCACTCGCACCCCAAAAATGCTGACCTGGTAATCTAA